gctcaggggagacctcattgctgtctacaacaacctgaagggaggttatagacagatggggggtggtctcttctcccagacaaccagcaccagaacaagaggacacagtctcaagctgtgccaggggaagtttaggctggaagtgaggagaaagttcttcccagagagagttgttagccattggaatgtgctgcccagggaggtggtggagtcaccatccctggaggtgttcaagaggggattggatgtggcacttggtgccatggtttagtagccttgagatgttgggtggcaggttggacttgatgatctttgaggtcttttccaaccttattgattctatgattccatgaatacCCAAACACATGAGGGAAAGCTACTCACTTTGTACAGCACAAATCATTTCCACAGCCTGGTTTTGGTCCTCACTAGGTTGCAACCATTCCTGTGAATGAAACAGGGCCATCAAAACATCTCATCTGTGAGTTTATTCAAGAAGATATACCTGAACTCATTTTAAAAGCCTGTGCTAACAAGTTTGAGCGTGAAAGTTTAAATCAGCACTTGGTATCTCTAGCCAAAACCAGCTGCCTTTTAACCCTGCACCCATTAATTCCTTACCAAATGGGCTGGCTGGGTGAACATTTACTACAGCATCAGAATTACTTTAGCAGAGGTATTGGCTGCACTCACTTAGACACAGTGTGTGCCCCATCACTTGAGGCAGAGTCCTCAAGTGATGAGCAGTGAAACGTGGTCCTATGCTTCACACACAGTACAGGGGATACCTCTGGTGTTAAATTTGTAGTTCCAGGGATCAGGCATCCTGGTTTGTAAGCACCAGGATGTGTTTGGAATGCTGTGCCAGGAGCAATCATTGGTTTAAGAATGAGAGAAGAAGGACCAGTTTCTGAAGAGAGCAGAAGTTCCTAGGAATGGGACCAGAGAAAGGGGACCAGAGTAGCTTCAGCACTAATGGTTTGGAAAACAGAGAGAACTTCTGCTAGGTCTTACACAAGATTGAAAATAAGAGGCAGGTAGTAAAAGGAAATAATATGAAAAGAATAAAACCTGCCTAACATCCACTCAATTCCTTAGAACTAGCCCTGGATGACTGAGGCAGACCTGAGGTTAGAGTTGTAGACAAGAGACACATCTTCTCACCAGTTTCTTCCCCtcacacatcacagaatcacagaatgttaggggctggaaggcaccttgcaagatcatccagtccaaccccccctgccagagcagcatcacccatcTACACACATATCCAAAGCACAACCAGGTAGGTGGCCTGGGCTCCTCACTCACCATCCCAGTCACGCTGTCGTAGCAGGAGCAGCGCGGGAGGCTCCGGCATCCCAAGTAAGCCATCACCAGCAcgaccacagcactgcaggcagacgCAGCCAGCATGGCCACGTTAGCACCCTTGACTACTTTATGAAGTACAAACTTCtgccagcagaaaaggaaacaTTCAAGTCACATTGAAAAAGTGAAGCTCACTGCCAAAAAAAGATGACTGCAAGGCTCcctagggaggtggctgaacccCCAGTCCCAGGAGGcatttagagtcacagaatcacagaatcaccaaggttggaagagacctcaaagatcatcaggtccaacctggcaccacagacctcatgcctactagaccatggcaccaagtgccacgtccaatcccctcttgaacacctccagggatggtgactccaccacctccctgggcagcacattccaaaggctaacaactctctctgtcaagaactttctcctcatctcccctggcacagcttgagactgtgtcctcttgttctagtgctggttgcctgggagaagagaccaaccccctcctggctacaacctcccttcaggtagttgtagacagcaataaggtctcccctgagcctcctcttctccaggctaaacaaccccagctccctcagcctctccttgtagggctgtgctcaaggcctctccccagccttgttgcccttctctggacatgttcaagtgtctcaatgtccttcttaaactgaggggcccagaactggacacagtactcaaggtgacacagtactcaaggtgacacagtactcaaggtgacacagtactcaaggtaaaGAGGcaaggatgtggtgctgaggggcatggtttagcaccagacttgagagagttagagaatggttgggcttgggggtcttgaaggtcttttccaagtgaaacaattccatgattctaagttgCATCATTATTCAGTGTTATTTAagcttttccttcctgtgctcTGAAGAACAAGCCCAACAGAGCAAGCAGCAAAATGAGGCTTCTGATTACATGTGAGACACCGTGCAACAGGCTCAGGTTTGGAAATAGCTTTAGCAACGAGTAGACACCCAAGAAATGTCTGCTTCTCTTCACACTGGATGTGAGTAATGTCTTCTTGCCTCACTGCACCTTGGCAGCCTGACATTTTGATTCGTTCTGCAATAAACTAATGAACAGCTTCAACCCACCTGGAATGTCCTCCTCCCCACAGGCTTTTACCAGACCTGAGGTACAAAAGGTCTAACTCAGCCCCTCTCTTCAGCTTTACTGTGGGGGATATACTTGAACAGTAGCCAGTTTTAACCAGATGATCCTTAACTGTTGTACCTTTATCACCTGAGGTGCATGCCGGAAGGGATTCAAGCCCAGCAATTGCTGCCTCAAACCAGGCCAAGGATACAGCCAGCACTACGATTTTTCCCTGGCACAACCCAAACCCTGTCACACTCAGCAGCAGTTAACCTAGCTGCAGCACGTGTGTGTCACTTACTGTGTGGATAACATGCACTGGgaaagagctcagctcctcctcttcaccataGCTCAGTGTGAGGGAGCTGTAAACTATAAGGACAAGGATGGCAACGCAAGAGGTCAGGGAAGCAACTATCAGCACGTTCACCTGGACAGCAAAattcagggagaaaaagaagagcagGAATTAAAGCTATCCTCTGACAAATCAACACAGCTAATACAGACAAAGTGCACCAACAAGCACTGTAGCCTTTAACCTCCCTATTACACTAACATACTTGGTAGCAACAGTCACTTGGAAGCCAAATACAGAACAGTAAAGGTTACCATGATACCAAACTTCTGAGCTACAACTGAGTCCTAAGCCTTAACCCTGGGTGCTAGTTGGACCTTTGTTGTTAGAGATCTTTTCCTTACAAACAATATTCCCCTTTGGAGCTTGCCTGGCTCGGGAGACCTACCTAGGACATGCAAGTCATTTAACTTCAATCTTAGTGCACACAGTTGTTGCTAACAGGAAGGCACACCGAAAGCAATGCCTTCCAGAGCCAGCATTTGTGCAGAGTTTTGCTTGTGActagagctcctctgctgcagcagaaagggaGGCAACTCTGCATCCTCCTGTGGCTTAGGAGTGCAGCAGCTTTTGGGGAGATAACTCTAGGAAATGAACTCTTAATCCTGCAGAAGGACTAGGCAGCTTATTTCCTACCCAAACAGCATTTGGTTTCCCCAACATTTTGCCCCCACCACACACATATCCCTCCAGGCTCACCAGAACTGGATTCTTCCTCTGAGATGAATACAAAGCCAGGACACCTGGGACTCCCATCACCTGCAGGGCACAAAAGGAGTTTGTAACTGGAAGAGAAGCATCAGATTTGGATGATAAGCTGCTACAGAGCAGATGAAAGGCCCTCATTTTCCAGGCTTGGATCAGAGCAGCTTAGGTCAGAAATGGAAGAGAATTGCTGATTtcattctcttttcctctccaacATCTCCTGGGGGCAGGACACTGCATGGAATACATCTTACTCACTTACTACCCCATGGCAGCAACCCTCTGACTGGCTTTATGGCTCTGGCCCCATAATAAAACTAATCAGGTAAGTCCATTTAAAGTGCTAAAAATGCACACTGCTCTCCCAAGTCCTTATGCACTTTATAGATGAAGAAAGATATTACTGAAAGGAGATGGGCAGCATCTGCAGGGATGAGCACACTTCTGTCCAGCTGCCCTGTGGCACTGCTCACCAGAGTACAAGCAGTGCCATCTGTTTGTACATCTTTCTACCCAGTGGGGTAGGAAAAATAACATCAAGGGCATTAAGAGCGACACCAGGGTACTGAACACCAGCAAGTGAGAATTGCCCACTTCTCATTCCAGAACAGAGAATTAACAGcactgtgctgagggacacaccTAGATGGTCCTCTACCTGATGTGAAGATGAAGCATGCTGCTCTTCAGTGGCCTCTCTGTGGTTACTATGCTTCTGCAAAATACCCTGCCACTGGCCACTGTGCCCTGTTTTCTACCTTACCCAGCACAAATGTCTTTTAATCAGCTCCACCAGAGGGAACTGTGCTTGCACTCTCCTGTCTGTATCATGATATGGAAACTTATTACCTAGGTTCAAAGCAGGCAACCAGGGAAGAGCTGGCAAGAAGTCCtggcctccctcccacccctaaGCTGAGTACTAGGAGGTAGCAAAGGGGAAAACCCAGCgcaaaacaaagcacagaaaacagcagCGCAGCTTTACCATCCCAGCCCAAACTGGAGCTCTGGTTTTGCTCAGCTGAGACTCCGCTCTGAAAAGGCTTTCTATGAACCCACCGCCGACGCACACCGCGCTGAGGGCTATctggaacagccccagcaccaccatggtcCTCTGGTTAAAGATGAAATACCGATAGCGATccatcctgctctgcctcacacATAGAGGCCCAGCTGCAGAGACACCCCAGCCCTCCAGAACAGCTtctcctgggaaggaagaagaagggacaGGAACATCAAGAGCTGTGGCACAGTAGGACCGCAGGTTCACCCCAGAGTACAGAGGTCAGCTTGTCCTGGTTGGCATGAAGTGAGGGTGAGCAAAGGTGAGGCAGTGaaatctctcctgctgctgcccacaggtgCCTGGGACACCTTGGCTGGTGTTGCTGGGTGGGGATGAAAGGAgatgagaggctggagctgtttagtatGGAAAAGGGAAGCatgagaagggatcttataaATGCATGTAACTATCTAACCAGtagaggtcatgaggatggggctgggctcttctcgaTGGTGCTccgtggcaggacaaggggcagtgtgTACAAACCAGAACACGGAAGGTTTCACTTGAGCttgaggagaaatttctgtgctttgagggtggcagagcactggaccaggctaccCAGAaacgttgtggagtctccttctctggagactttcaaaacccacctaggcatgctcctgtgcaacctgctctatgtGATCCAGTGTccgcaagggggttggactaggtgatcgccagagggcccttccaaaccccaccagtCAGTGATTCTGTGCCGCTCCCCCTTCAGACCCCGGGGCCAACCTGTGCTCTTCGGGCACCCTGGGTTTGCTCCTTGCAGGACAAACTCCCTCCCATCCTAGGCAGCAGTCGGCCCCTTTTGCAGAACGCTGGGAGCCCTTCTCCGCTTGCCAGGGCTCCCGGGGCTGCCTGTCTGTACCGCCGGCATCGAGACTCGGCATCGAGACTCGGCTCCGCTCTTCGCCTCTGCTCTTTACCGAACGCCGCTACAACCCGGCAGGGGCTCCGAGGAGACCAGCGAGGCACAGTCCCCTGCCGCTTCGACTCCCGTCGCCACCGGCGGAACCCAGGAAGCGCCGCGACCGCCCTGCCCGCCCCATCCCGGCAGCTTACCTGCGGCAGGGCGGCTCTGCGGGGCCCAGCCCGCACTCACCACCGGCGCTGCTCCGCGGCGGCTCCGGGAGCCCCGAAGCCCGGCAGCGGGCAGGTACGAGGAAATGTCCCGCTCCGCTTCCTGGGAAAGGAAAGTTCCGATCGATGCGGAAAGAAACCGAAGGTGCTGGGAGAGGCTTTACCGGGGCCGCGCAGAATACGCGGCTGCTCCGCCCCCGCCCCGGCTCCCCGCCGAACCCTCCCGTTCCCCCGGGCGCTGCcggtgctggggcaggtccgtgccctctctgagctgggctgaaaGCACAGGAAGCCACGCCAGcggctccagcctcaccagaCCCCACGCTAAGCCTGCCAGCGCTCCACAGGTTCTCCGGTAACCAGTTCCTGGGGCTGCCGTCGGTCCTTTAAACAAACCCACCGTGAGTGACACCAGTCTGGGACTGGAACACAGCTGAGATGGGAGaagccagccccctgcagtaTCCACAgtccaagctgctgaaggaaaagGTGAACCCAGTCAGTTTCCAGAGGTGAAAGCCACCCCACCGGCTCTGGATGTGGTGGCCAAGAGCTCCGTCTCTCGCGGGTGGTGGCAAATGCCCTGCGCAGGTGGCTACAGCAGCACAAGCAAACCGACTGGCAGCGCAGGGGTGAGCCCATGTGTGCTGCTGTATTATGGCAACATAGTGCTGGTCAGGCAGGGGACCTGGTTGTGAAACACATCACTTAGATCCCAGATTCTCTGTAGATCATCTagtcctgctaaagcaggtttgccagagcagactgcacaggatcacagccaggcaggtttttactatctccagagaaggaaactccaccagctctctgggcagcctgctccagggctctggcaccctcagagtaaagacatttttcattaAGACCAagagaaacctcctgtgttctggtttgcacctgttgcctcttgtcctatcatgggCCCCCactgaagagcccagccccattccTTGACCCACACCACCTGGATATTGAttagcattgataagatcccttagtcttctcttcctcaggcctcaacctttcctcataagaaagatgctccagtcccctcatttTCTTTATGAcactctccagtagctccccttttctcttgaactggtgagcactggccacagtactccagctgtggtctctctACAGTACAGGACAGGgacagaagaacctccctggacctgctggtcacGCTCTTAATGCGCCCCAGGAGAACacttgctttcttggccacaagggcatataGTTGAGTTGGGCCCCTGGAGAACATCAAACCAACCGACAGGTAGATCAGGCTGTTCAGATTGAAGTGGTTGAGGTGGATCAGCCTGGCACCATAAGAGTAAAGAACTTAGGGTTCACCAGGGCCATGACCGGGGAAGGGATGCAACACAGAGATGGGCTCAGGATTGAGGGATGGACTTCAGAGCATGCTTACATTTTGCAGCACAACTTTTCAAGACACTGGCAGGATTTCCTtccatagcacagcacagctaaaGCCCATGTCCTGTGCATTGAGAAGGGAATAACAAATAGCAGGAGAGGTGCTAGATAAAACCCAAGGGGTAGGGGTGGCAGGAGCCTTCTGCTCTTTGCTCATTGTTGAGGCAGTGGCCTACAAGTGTGTTACATGGgccacagcctgctcccatgCATAAGCAATGATGGCTGCAAAGCAACCACAGAGCACACAAGcaagaggaatagaatagaatagactagactcaccagaccaggttggaagagaccttcaagatcatcgtgtccaacctgtcacccaacaccacctaatcaactaatcatggcaccaagcaccccatcaagtctcctcctaaacacctccagggatggtgactccaccacctccctgggcagcccattccaatgggcaatcactctctctgtgtagaacttcttcctgacatccagtctgaacctccccaggtgcagcttgagattgtgtcctcttgttctggtactggctgcctgggagaagagaccaacccctgcctctctacaacctccctttaggtagctgcagagagcaaaaaggtctcccctgagcctcctcttctccaggctgaacaaccccagctccctcagcctctcctcacaggctgtgctccaaacccctccccagctttgttgcccttctctgggacacattccagcacctcagcatccttcctaagccgaggggcccagaactggacgcaggactcaaggcgtggcctaaccactgcgtacaggggcacaatgacctccctgctcccgctggccacaccgttcctgacgcaggccaggatgccatcggccctcctggccagctgggcacacaacAGAGCCAGCAGAGGCTACCCAAGCCCACGCCACACCAATAACGAGGGAGCTGCAGACGCTTTTGTTGAATATTTTAATATCTGCATTGCCTTCATAGCGCAATTAAAGCAGTCTTTAAAATTCACTTATTACAAATGTTTGTCaagtctgttttgttttgttgtttttttccccagaaacattttgttttgtttttgtttttttttttctcttgcttccTTGCACATACACCCAAACACACTTATAAAAACCTCATTCATAACATCAAAGGAAGGGCAATCATCATTCATGTAAACATCTTTCTTAGAGTTATCcattattttgtgtttttttttgtgttaaaaGTCATGAATAAACCTCCAGATGTTCAGTAAGGCTCATAGTTCGAGTACAAATGTCATAAAACACCTATCAAGTACTGTATACAAGTTAAATACTCCGGGGTTTAACACACGTGTTAAGCTCACCCCAAGGATTATTCTTTAGCACTTAGTTCTTCAGAACAGACAACACCCAGGAAACCATGGGCTGAAGAGTATTAAAATAGCAGAAGGCCCAGCAGAAACTGTTAAGTAATACATAATtagttggggtattttttttttgttgttgttttgtaagTCTGGATCTTAGCTCAAGAGCTCAGTTCAGTACAGCGAAGGGTAGGAAACGCTTTCTTAGGAGGAAATCTGCAGAAAGGAGGGATGGGTCTGTTTGTAACTACATCACCGGGGGACAAGCTGAGAGGCATGTCCTGAAGATGTGACTGGCCTTGCTATTGCAATTATTTATGACAGCCATGTGTCAGGCTGCATAAATACTTTCCCAAACAGCATGAAGCGACCATTTGTCATTGTAAAGGATCAGTTGTTGCACCCTCccttgaaaagaaaagaattagcTCTTTATTGGTAATCAATTACTCTTGCATCTTGCAAAAAGACATTCTGTTAAATTTGGGGTTAGCTCTCACTGGAACTTTTGTTGTTACATATTGAGTCTACCATGAAAACGTTTCATACATCATTTTGCATACAAATGAAGGTAAAACTTGTGAAGAGGGTCTTTCCCGACACTCATGATTTTTATGGCTTGAACAGTTAATTGCTTAGAAGTTTTGTGTTTctacctggaaaaaaaataatcaatcaatcaataaaTAATAACCATAATAAAAAGAGAGTAGTTACAGTAGGGAAAGAGGGCAGGAGCTTCAATTGCCTGAAGACAGAAGAGTGCCAAGAAGAGGGTTCCATTCATTGATCCGTGACCTTAAGTGTTCAAAACCTTTGATCTGGGCAAGTAAACATGCACTCAAATCTTGCacctttgtttgttttaccaaaaaaacacaaatataTCCCTTATAAGACTGCTTAGAAATTCTTTGtccaaaaaatatatatttctcAGGTTTTCCAGTACACAAAGCAAAAGGAACAAGTTCTCCCTGGGACACAAGTGAGTGTGAAGCCCACCGACACCCCTCCCAGGTTAAAGCTGCTCCCACCCCTGCGTTCCTCGCCCAAAAGCTCTCGGCGGATGACAGCGCggtggaagggaggaagaggcaTCTAATGCAGCACCCCAGCATGTAAGGAGACACTTCAGCAACATTGTTTTCAAAGCAATTGGGAGTTTCTTTTTAAGTGCTTGGAGGTGAATTCCTCAGGCACCCGCAGCTCCAGCGGCTGCTGTGCcggaggaaaacaaagcagcagctaagCGGCTCTGTACGACTCGTTACCTCATCGCAACGGCAGCGCTCTCCAAAAGGACCAGCAAATGGAGCGAAAGGATAGAAACCAGAGGGACAGAAGCAACACCATACAGTTCCTGGCATAACCAAAAGTGGTGAGCACTGGTGTTTGACTGAAGAGAAGGGCAGCCAACCAGGCAGGAGACAGAAAAACGCCAATTCCTACCATTTCTCATGTCCTCGTACCAGTCGGGACACATTGGCTACCCTGTTCCTCCAGTAcctggcagagggggagaaatcCCTGATGGTGCTCTGGCTTCCACACCAGCAGCATACTGCAACAGTCCcaggaaagaaaccacagccaaCTGCGTGCAACAAAAAGCTCCGTGCCGAAGGTGGCTGAACCGAGGAGAAGGCTACCTCGTGGCTCCCAAAACGTGCAGCCCCACGGGACTGAGCTACCAGTCTCCCCCAAAGGCCTGGAGACCTGCACCAGTCACCCAGCAGCTGAGACctgggcagaagcagcaagggCCATCCTAGTGGGtattgctgcagctgtgggaaaaAGTCAGCAAGCTCTCACAGCTCTCACTCTGCTCTCTGAAGAGCCATGAGGCTCACCCACTTCCCGGGACTGTTTCAACAGTTAAGGCCCATCCGTATTTATGTGGGTCAAGGGGTTTTTAATaaggaggggagatggagggaaGAATTTTCAGgtttgtgaaggaaaaaaaaaagaaattaaaaaaatcaggtGTTTTAGTAGATCTCAAAGTGTAAAATCATAGCATGAGACTCAACTTTAGAAAACCCTCCCTGGGCCTAAGCCCTTTTCCCTCTTACCCAGAGGGGTGACCCAGCAGCAGGTGGCTCTCGGCTGTTAACTTCTCATGCTCTCTTGTCTCCAAGATTCTCTTAGAAAACTAAGCTTCCATATTCTTGGTGAcaaagcacagtgctgctgtagcAGGAAGGTAACATGTAAGATTTTTTCTTTTACTAACAGAGACAATCAGCAGCTGCTAGCACAGGCTGACGTAGGCTCCCGCTCGTGAAGGCGCTCGGGTAAcaaccctcccttcacagaggaGCCacgtgcagcactgcagagcaaagGCAGACCTTGGGAGATGATCCATGCCTGCCAAGAGCAGCAGTTCCAGGTTGCCTTGTGGCATTCTTTAGCCACAATGGCTGTTCTGTGAGCCAGCTGCTCACCCAGGCTCAGCTGGCAGGTaccagctgctctcccagtTTCTGCACTGACAGGACGGGTCCTTGGCCAGGCTCTGAGAGAAGTGGAGCTTCTTCACTTATTGCATGTTTCCCCATAGTCAAGCTGCATTCAACAGACTCAGATGGATTGCTTTGCCAAAatgactgtgtcctctgctccaaaaccaaaccacatttTGGTGTGGGTGTTGTGTTACTACTGAAGAAGAGTTTTGCTAAGCTGGTCTCGCTATCTAGTGAGCCCCAGAAGCTGAGCTGCAATACGTTGACCAAGTTAAGGCATTATTTGGAGTTCTGTAACTAACCTGTGTTATGAACCTGTGGTTGCCAACGCACACCTCTCAAAAAAACCTCTGAAGGAcacacagagccctgagcccttTTGCTACCCAGTAGTAAGAACCATCCCAACCGTCTCCTCCACTCTTTAACAGGccacaaagcaaaagaaaccaaagaagAATGAAGAGGCTTGGTCCTGAGTCAAGCCAAAGCAGCTTTATAATCACAACTTTTATAGAAGGTTGGTCACTGAAGGAAGAATAGATTttaacagagcagagcaaagggataGCAGAGCTAACAGGGACAATAGCCACAGCTGTAGCATACTACCAGGCTACAAGCACAGGCACGAGCAAGAGAATCTGCTTGACTGTCACCACATTATTGGCTT
Above is a genomic segment from Dryobates pubescens isolate bDryPub1 chromosome 24, bDryPub1.pri, whole genome shotgun sequence containing:
- the LOC128898489 gene encoding uncharacterized protein LOC128898489 — protein: MDRYRYFIFNQRTMVVLGLFQIALSAVCVGGGFIESLFRAESQLSKTRAPVWAGMVMGVPGVLALYSSQRKNPVLVNVLIVASLTSCVAILVLIVYSSLTLSYGEEEELSSFPVHVIHTKFVLHKVVKGANVAMLAASACSAVVVLVMAYLGCRSLPRCSCYDSVTGMEWLQPSEDQNQAVEMICAVQSPGGRIFNCPDRFPAQDLDAEEDASKPPPYIRMA